The following coding sequences lie in one Brienomyrus brachyistius isolate T26 unplaced genomic scaffold, BBRACH_0.4 scaffold27, whole genome shotgun sequence genomic window:
- the LOC125720922 gene encoding mitochondrial pyruvate carrier 1-like isoform X2 has protein sequence MFPIYSLEHFWAPIINWGLPIVAVTDMRKSPEIISGRMTFALFCYSVIFTRLSYRVQPRNWLLFTCHMANVTARLIQETWN, from the exons ATGTTCCCTATCTACTCACTGGAG catTTCTGGGCACCTATTATTAATTGGGGTCTGCCCATTGTTGCTGTGACAGACATGAGGAAGAGCCCTGAAATAATCAGCGGtcgaatgaccttcg CTCTTTTCTGTTACTCGGTGATTTTCACGAGGCTCTCTTATAGAGTCCAGCCCCGAAACTGGCTCCTCTTTACTTGCCATATGGCCAATGTGACGGCACGATTGATCCAG
- the LOC125720922 gene encoding mitochondrial pyruvate carrier 1-like isoform X1 has translation MFPIYSLEHFWAPIINWGLPIVAVTDMRKSPEIISGRMTFALFCYSVIFTRLSYRVQPRNWLLFTCHMANVTARLIQETWN, from the exons ATGTTCCCTATCTACTCACTGGAG catTTCTGGGCACCTATTATTAATTGGGGTCTGCCCATTGTTGCTGTGACAGACATGAGGAAGAGCCCTGAAATAATCAGCGGtcgaatgaccttcg CTCTTTTCTGTTACTCGGTGATTTTCACGAGGCTCTCTTATAGAGTCCAGCCCCGAAACTGGCTCCTCTTTACTTGCCATATGGCCAATGTGACGGCACGATTGATCCAG GAGACATGGAATTGA